The following are from one region of the Stenotrophomonas lactitubi genome:
- a CDS encoding M2 family metallopeptidase, whose product MKHRHLLLAAAIAAATLALAACKKEAAPGTDTASSSAPAGETADQFVARINAEFKAAYPEMTSAQWLSSTYINGDSERIAAKANERSLTQLNSWIEQAGKFDGKPMSEDSKRAIHLLKLMSSMPAPRDPAKLAELTQIATRMEGSYGAGKYCTDANDPNSCRQLGELEQVLARSRDYDQQLDAWQGWHSTTKSMRGDYQKFVGLVNEGAKGMGFTDAGQMWRSGYDMPPEQIGPETDRLWEQVKPMYEQLHCYARGKLDKTYGKDKAEVGNGLIAAHLMGNMWQQDWSNLWDQLEPYPGAGSLDITAALEKQYQTNLSAALAKAGKDANVAAQYKAQREAELRTAKQMTERAQDFYVSLGMPSLPQSYWDKTQFIKPDDRDVVCHASAWDMNMEGDVRTKMCIKPNEENFTTIYHELGHIYYDLAYNPLPPLFQGGANDGFHEAIGDTIVLAMTPKYLSSIGLVDAPTESREAVINNQMRMALSGVSFLPFGLMIDRWRWGVFDGSITADNYNKAWWDLKAKYQGVAPATTRGEEFFDPGAKYHVPGNTPYTRYFLARILQFQFYKGLCDASGFKGPLHECTFYGNKEAGQKYWAMLSKGASQPWQATLKELTGSDKLDAGPMIEYFSPVNAWLKQQNEGQMCGWQANAAPAAAAK is encoded by the coding sequence GTGAAACACCGTCATCTCCTGCTGGCCGCGGCAATCGCCGCCGCTACGCTGGCCCTGGCCGCCTGCAAGAAGGAAGCTGCCCCAGGCACCGATACCGCCAGCAGCAGCGCACCGGCCGGCGAAACCGCTGACCAGTTCGTGGCCCGCATCAATGCCGAATTCAAGGCGGCCTACCCGGAGATGACCTCAGCCCAGTGGCTGTCCTCCACCTACATCAACGGTGATTCAGAGCGCATCGCGGCCAAGGCCAACGAGCGTTCCCTGACCCAGCTCAACAGCTGGATCGAGCAGGCCGGCAAGTTCGACGGCAAGCCGATGAGCGAGGACAGCAAGCGCGCGATCCACCTGCTGAAACTGATGTCGTCGATGCCGGCACCGCGCGACCCGGCCAAGCTGGCCGAACTGACCCAGATCGCCACCCGCATGGAAGGCAGCTACGGCGCAGGCAAGTACTGCACCGACGCCAACGATCCGAACTCCTGCCGCCAGCTGGGCGAGCTGGAGCAGGTGCTGGCGCGCAGCCGCGACTATGACCAGCAGCTCGATGCCTGGCAGGGCTGGCACAGCACCACCAAGAGCATGCGCGGTGACTACCAGAAGTTCGTCGGCCTGGTGAATGAAGGTGCCAAGGGCATGGGCTTCACCGATGCCGGGCAGATGTGGCGCAGTGGCTATGACATGCCGCCGGAGCAGATCGGCCCGGAAACCGATCGCCTGTGGGAACAGGTCAAGCCGATGTACGAGCAGCTGCACTGCTATGCGCGCGGCAAGCTGGACAAGACCTATGGCAAGGACAAGGCCGAGGTGGGCAACGGCCTGATCGCCGCGCACCTGATGGGCAACATGTGGCAGCAGGACTGGTCCAACCTGTGGGACCAGCTGGAACCGTACCCGGGCGCCGGCAGCCTGGACATCACCGCGGCGCTGGAAAAGCAGTACCAGACCAACCTGAGCGCGGCGCTGGCCAAGGCCGGCAAGGATGCGAACGTGGCCGCGCAGTACAAGGCACAGCGCGAAGCCGAACTGCGCACGGCCAAGCAGATGACCGAGCGTGCGCAGGACTTCTACGTGTCGCTGGGCATGCCGTCGTTGCCGCAGTCGTACTGGGACAAGACCCAGTTCATCAAGCCCGACGACCGCGACGTGGTCTGCCACGCCAGTGCCTGGGACATGAACATGGAAGGCGACGTGCGCACCAAGATGTGCATCAAGCCCAACGAAGAGAACTTCACCACCATCTACCACGAGCTGGGCCACATCTATTACGACCTGGCCTACAACCCGCTGCCGCCGCTGTTCCAGGGCGGTGCCAACGATGGCTTCCATGAAGCGATCGGCGACACCATCGTGCTGGCGATGACGCCGAAGTACCTCAGCTCGATCGGGCTGGTCGACGCGCCGACCGAGAGCCGCGAAGCGGTCATCAACAACCAGATGCGCATGGCGCTGTCGGGCGTGTCGTTCCTGCCGTTCGGGCTGATGATCGACCGCTGGCGCTGGGGCGTGTTCGATGGTTCGATCACCGCAGACAACTACAACAAGGCCTGGTGGGACCTGAAGGCCAAGTACCAGGGCGTGGCACCGGCCACCACCCGTGGCGAAGAGTTCTTTGATCCGGGCGCCAAGTACCACGTGCCGGGCAACACCCCGTACACCCGCTACTTCCTGGCGCGCATCCTGCAGTTCCAGTTCTACAAGGGCCTGTGCGATGCCTCCGGCTTCAAGGGCCCGCTGCACGAGTGCACCTTCTACGGCAACAAGGAAGCCGGCCAGAAGTACTGGGCGATGCTGAGCAAGGGCGCCAGCCAGCCGTGGCAGGCCACGCTGAAGGAACTGACCGGCTCGGACAAGCTCGATGCCGGCCCGATGATCGAGTACTTCAGCCCGGTCAACGCCTGGTTGAAGCAGCAGAACGAAGGCCAGATGTGCGGTTGGCAGGCCAACGCGGCTCCGGCAGCGGCGGCGAAATGA
- a CDS encoding siderophore-interacting protein: protein MAAQQTYRLFEVALKERRVLSPSLDRMVFTGADVARMKTEGPDQRIKVFFPLPGQDAPDVPSGEDWYARYRALPDDARPPMRTFTIRQLRAGDCEVDVDFVLHGETGPASRWATHARPGDRVVLLAPDADCADSSEGWEWKPPAGVGQVLLVADETALPAVAGILEELAGLADPPRTLALLEIAQAGDAVPLKAPATAELVWLPREQEVHGQRLLQAVQARLAAASAVAEGAELDEIDVDAQILWEQADASADGAMYAWVAGEAGAVMAIRRYLVKDCGLDRRAITFMGYWRQGRVLD from the coding sequence ATGGCTGCGCAGCAGACCTACCGCCTGTTCGAGGTGGCGCTGAAGGAGCGCCGCGTTCTTTCTCCTTCCCTGGACCGCATGGTGTTCACCGGCGCCGACGTAGCGCGCATGAAGACCGAAGGCCCGGACCAACGCATCAAGGTGTTCTTCCCCTTGCCCGGCCAGGATGCGCCGGACGTGCCCAGCGGCGAAGACTGGTACGCCCGTTACCGGGCACTGCCCGATGACGCGCGGCCGCCGATGCGCACCTTTACCATCCGCCAACTGCGCGCCGGCGACTGCGAGGTCGACGTCGACTTCGTGCTGCATGGCGAGACCGGACCGGCCTCGCGCTGGGCCACGCACGCACGGCCGGGCGACCGCGTGGTGCTGCTGGCCCCTGACGCCGACTGCGCGGACAGCAGCGAAGGCTGGGAATGGAAGCCGCCAGCCGGGGTCGGCCAGGTGCTGCTGGTGGCCGATGAGACGGCATTGCCGGCAGTGGCCGGCATCCTCGAGGAACTGGCCGGGCTGGCCGATCCGCCGCGCACGCTGGCCCTGCTGGAGATCGCCCAGGCGGGCGATGCGGTGCCATTGAAGGCACCGGCCACGGCCGAACTGGTGTGGTTGCCGCGCGAGCAGGAGGTTCATGGGCAGCGGTTGCTGCAGGCCGTGCAGGCGCGGCTGGCGGCGGCCTCGGCCGTGGCCGAGGGCGCAGAACTGGACGAGATCGACGTCGACGCGCAGATCCTGTGGGAGCAGGCTGATGCCAGTGCGGACGGCGCGATGTATGCCTGGGTGGCGGGCGAGGCCGGCGCGGTGATGGCGATCCGCCGGTATCTGGTGAAGGACTGCGGCCTGGATCGCCGCGCGATCACTTTCATGGGCTACTGGCGGCAGGGGCGGGTGCTGGACTGA
- a CDS encoding multidrug effflux MFS transporter produces MTAAVAPSTRRMALLLAGLAMFGPFSIDTIFPAFPQLAQRLAVDEVAVQQTISVYLLFYGLMSLAHGPLSDAWGRKRVILGGLVIFVGASVGCALSTDLTTLLAFRALQGLSAGVGMIVGRAVIRDLYHGHDAQRLMSQVSMLFGIAPAIAPIIGGWILLSGAGWPLIFWFLVVFALVLLAATARFLPETHPAEARVALSPRTLMRDYVRIGFNPRFLRLALAGSIGFGGIFLYISSAPAIVMQHLHLGEGGFAWLFIPTIGGMTTGSFLSGRMAGHSTPTRQVALGFTLCAVSAVLNIGYVSLAPQFALPWAVMPIFLGGMGMALIFPILALAVLDMYPQQRGLASSLQAFVQLMISTVVAGVVSPLLHDSPLHLALGQAAFFAAGFVFWYWEHQRERAAEAAGTAL; encoded by the coding sequence ATGACCGCCGCTGTTGCTCCTTCCACCCGCCGCATGGCCCTGTTGCTCGCTGGCCTGGCCATGTTCGGTCCGTTCTCGATCGACACCATCTTTCCTGCGTTTCCGCAGCTGGCCCAGCGCCTGGCGGTGGACGAGGTGGCGGTGCAGCAGACCATCAGCGTCTACCTGCTGTTCTACGGCCTGATGAGCCTGGCCCACGGCCCGCTGTCCGATGCGTGGGGACGCAAGCGGGTGATCCTCGGCGGCCTGGTGATCTTCGTCGGTGCCTCGGTTGGCTGTGCGTTGTCCACCGACCTGACCACGCTGCTGGCGTTCCGCGCACTGCAGGGCCTGTCTGCCGGTGTCGGCATGATCGTCGGCCGCGCGGTGATCCGCGATCTGTACCACGGCCACGACGCGCAGCGGCTGATGAGCCAGGTGTCGATGCTGTTCGGTATCGCCCCGGCCATCGCGCCGATCATCGGCGGCTGGATCCTGCTCAGCGGTGCCGGCTGGCCGCTGATCTTCTGGTTCCTGGTGGTATTCGCGCTGGTGCTGCTGGCGGCCACCGCGCGCTTCCTGCCGGAAACCCATCCGGCGGAGGCACGGGTCGCACTGTCGCCACGCACGTTGATGCGCGACTACGTGCGCATCGGTTTCAACCCGCGTTTCCTGCGCCTGGCGCTGGCCGGCAGCATCGGCTTCGGCGGCATCTTCCTGTACATCTCCTCGGCGCCGGCCATCGTGATGCAGCACCTGCATCTGGGTGAAGGCGGCTTTGCCTGGCTGTTCATTCCCACCATCGGCGGCATGACCACCGGTTCGTTCCTGTCCGGGCGCATGGCCGGGCACAGCACACCGACGCGGCAGGTGGCCCTGGGCTTTACCTTGTGTGCGGTCTCTGCCGTGTTGAACATCGGCTACGTCAGCCTGGCGCCGCAGTTCGCGCTGCCGTGGGCGGTGATGCCGATCTTCCTCGGCGGCATGGGCATGGCGCTGATCTTCCCGATCCTGGCGCTGGCAGTGCTGGACATGTATCCGCAGCAGCGCGGCCTGGCCTCGTCGCTGCAGGCCTTCGTGCAGCTGATGATCAGCACCGTGGTGGCCGGCGTGGTATCGCCACTGCTGCACGACAGCCCGCTGCATCTGGCACTGGGACAGGCGGCCTTCTTCGCGGCCGGCTTCGTGTTCTGGTATTGGGAACATCAGCGCGAGCGCGCAGCAGAGGCAGCCGGCACGGCGCTTTGA
- a CDS encoding AraC family transcriptional regulator: MRVEPADIEALFDAIPDVLFFMKDRQGRYTYVNQTMLRRLGLRARKDVIGRTAAEIYPTGLSADYVDQDARVLSGEVIENLMELHLFANREPGWCLTCKRPLVVDGQVEGLIGISRDLGQKDSLGTQYEQLRLALAHLNTHYAENVRMQTLLDITGFSLSKLERSFRKVFQMTPQQVLTRLRIQMAMHLLHGNESIACIGQACGFSDQSAFTRKFKAETGFSPRAYRARIGGNVGEQLPA; this comes from the coding sequence ATGCGAGTCGAACCCGCCGACATCGAAGCCCTGTTCGACGCCATTCCGGACGTGCTGTTCTTCATGAAGGACCGCCAGGGCCGCTACACCTACGTCAACCAGACCATGCTGCGACGGCTGGGCCTGCGTGCGCGCAAGGACGTGATCGGACGCACCGCGGCCGAGATCTACCCCACCGGCCTGAGCGCGGACTATGTCGACCAGGATGCCCGCGTGCTGTCCGGCGAGGTGATCGAGAACCTGATGGAACTGCACCTGTTCGCCAACCGCGAGCCGGGCTGGTGCCTGACCTGCAAGCGACCGCTGGTGGTCGACGGGCAGGTCGAAGGGCTGATCGGCATCTCCCGCGACCTCGGCCAGAAGGACAGCCTGGGCACCCAGTACGAGCAGCTGCGGCTGGCCCTGGCCCATCTCAATACGCACTACGCCGAGAACGTGCGGATGCAGACCCTGCTGGACATCACCGGATTCTCGTTGTCCAAGCTGGAGCGCAGCTTCCGCAAGGTGTTCCAGATGACCCCGCAGCAGGTGCTGACCCGGCTGCGGATCCAGATGGCCATGCACCTGCTGCACGGCAACGAGAGCATCGCCTGCATCGGCCAGGCCTGCGGTTTCAGCGACCAGAGCGCGTTCACCCGCAAGTTCAAGGCTGAAACCGGTTTCTCGCCGCGCGCCTACCGCGCCCGTATTGGTGGGAATGTCGGCGAGCAGCTACCGGCCTGA
- a CDS encoding VOC family protein, with the protein MLRSRPFLMFTGQAEAALALYAEAFAEFRLLALQRHPDAAGAGVPGQVRQAIFLLGGTHYLCFDSLDVHDFTFTPSMSLFVECAGAESFERAARVLGDGGHWLMPVGDYEFSSRYGWVQDRFGVSWQLSLGQVPDP; encoded by the coding sequence ATGCTGCGCAGCCGTCCCTTCCTGATGTTCACCGGCCAGGCCGAAGCAGCGCTGGCCCTGTACGCCGAAGCCTTCGCCGAATTCCGCCTGCTGGCCCTGCAGCGCCACCCTGACGCGGCGGGCGCGGGCGTGCCCGGCCAGGTCCGCCAGGCCATTTTCCTGCTCGGCGGCACCCACTACCTGTGCTTCGACAGCCTGGATGTGCACGACTTCACGTTCACGCCCTCAATGTCGCTGTTCGTGGAATGTGCGGGTGCCGAATCGTTCGAACGTGCCGCGCGCGTGCTGGGCGACGGCGGGCATTGGCTGATGCCGGTGGGCGACTACGAGTTCAGCAGCCGCTATGGCTGGGTGCAGGACCGCTTCGGCGTGTCGTGGCAGTTGAGCCTGGGGCAGGTGCCCGACCCGTGA
- a CDS encoding amino acid permease, producing the protein MPATPDQTASPSRLGHSLKPRQLIMMGLGSAIGAGLFLGSGVGVQAAGPAVLVSYLVAGALVIIVMNALGEMAAAKPTSGAFSVYAADAMGATAGATVGWLWWVQLVIVIAAEAVGAAGLLATVWPVVPVPMAALAFMLFFTAINLLGVKNFGEFEFWFAILKVAAILAFIAVGVALLMGWLPQVASPGLSNFTEHGGFAPKGLAGIGAALLVVVFAFGGTEIVAVAAAETEDPERSIARAIRTVAWRILVFYIGSLSVIIAVVPWTSEALKSPFAAVLDVANIPGAATAITLIAVIALLSALNANLYGASRMMYSLAQRREAPAVLGWTDPRQVPVIAVLASVLFGFAATIMELLFPDKVLPVLLNIVGSTCLLVWTLSLVSQLVLRRRADRLGTRLPFRMAGFPWLTVCALGILALIFGLLLSEAHTRLQFLSMVALTAAIAASSAIARRMREA; encoded by the coding sequence ATGCCCGCCACCCCCGATCAGACCGCTTCGCCCTCCCGCCTCGGCCATTCGCTCAAGCCACGCCAGCTGATCATGATGGGGCTGGGCAGCGCCATCGGCGCCGGCCTGTTCCTCGGCTCCGGCGTGGGCGTGCAGGCGGCCGGCCCGGCGGTGCTGGTGTCCTACCTGGTGGCCGGCGCGCTGGTGATCATCGTGATGAACGCACTGGGCGAAATGGCCGCCGCCAAGCCGACCAGCGGTGCGTTCTCGGTGTATGCAGCCGATGCCATGGGCGCCACCGCGGGTGCCACCGTGGGCTGGTTGTGGTGGGTGCAGCTGGTCATCGTCATCGCCGCCGAGGCGGTGGGCGCGGCCGGGTTGCTGGCCACGGTCTGGCCGGTGGTGCCGGTACCGATGGCGGCACTGGCATTCATGCTGTTCTTCACCGCGATCAACCTGCTCGGGGTGAAGAACTTCGGCGAATTCGAGTTCTGGTTCGCCATCCTCAAGGTGGCGGCGATCCTGGCCTTCATCGCCGTTGGCGTGGCGCTGCTGATGGGCTGGCTGCCGCAGGTGGCCTCGCCGGGCCTGAGCAACTTCACCGAGCACGGTGGCTTCGCACCGAAGGGCCTGGCCGGTATCGGTGCGGCGCTGCTGGTGGTGGTGTTCGCCTTCGGCGGCACCGAGATCGTGGCCGTTGCGGCGGCGGAAACCGAAGACCCCGAGCGCAGCATCGCCCGTGCCATCCGCACCGTGGCCTGGCGCATCCTGGTGTTCTACATCGGTTCGCTGAGCGTGATCATCGCCGTGGTGCCGTGGACCAGCGAAGCGTTGAAATCGCCGTTCGCCGCGGTTCTCGATGTCGCCAATATTCCGGGTGCGGCCACGGCCATCACCCTGATCGCGGTGATCGCCCTGCTGTCGGCGCTCAATGCCAATCTCTACGGCGCCTCGCGCATGATGTATTCGCTGGCGCAACGCCGCGAAGCACCGGCCGTGCTGGGCTGGACCGATCCGCGCCAGGTGCCGGTGATCGCGGTGCTGGCCAGCGTCCTGTTCGGCTTCGCTGCCACCATCATGGAACTGCTGTTCCCGGACAAGGTGTTGCCGGTACTGCTGAACATCGTCGGTTCCACCTGTCTGCTGGTGTGGACCCTGTCGCTGGTTTCGCAGCTGGTGCTGCGCCGTCGCGCCGACCGCCTGGGCACGCGCCTGCCGTTCCGCATGGCCGGCTTCCCGTGGCTGACCGTGTGCGCGCTGGGCATCCTTGCGTTGATCTTCGGCCTGTTGCTGAGTGAGGCGCATACGCGCCTGCAGTTCCTGTCGATGGTGGCGCTGACGGCGGCCATCGCGGCCAGCAGCGCCATTGCCCGGCGCATGCGCGAGGCTTGA
- the gcvP gene encoding aminomethyl-transferring glycine dehydrogenase: protein MSQNTPSLRELEHHSAFVERHIGPNDAEIAQMLGVIGHASLDAMTDAIVPAKIKSPAPLALPESITEVQALAKIRAIADKNTVLRSFIGQGYYGTHTPNVILRNILENPAWYTAYTPYQAEISQGRMEALINFQTLCADLTGMEIANASLLDEATAAAEAMTLAKRSAKSKSDTFFVHDAVHPQTLELLRTRAEPMGIVLRVGTPAEALEAEAFGLLLQYPDTFGQVGDYKALVDAVHARGGLVAVATDLLALTLLTAPGEWGADIVVGNSQRFGVPFGFGGPHAAFMACRDAYKRSMPGRLIGVSIDAQGNPAYRLTLQTREQHIRREKATSNICTAQVLLAVMASMYAVYHGPEGLTRIARRTHRLAAILASALRTAGVQVGADFFDTLHVTGVDADAIHAKARAAGYNLRAIDSSSVGISLDETTTRADIVAVGALFGANVDVDALDASTADALPAGLLRQSAFLTHPVFNTHHSEHELLRYLRSLADKDLAMDRTMIPLGSCTMKLNATAEMIPVTWPEFSQIHPLVPAEQALGYKELIDSLEAMLVECTGYDAVSLQPNSGAQGEYAGLLAIRAYHRSRGEDHRDICLIPDSAHGTNPASAQMCGMKVVVTKTDANGNVDVEDIRLNAEKYSDRLAAIMMTYPSTHGVFEEEVVEICEIIHKHGGQVYTDGANMNALVGVAKPGKWGSDVSHLNLHKTFCIPHGGGGPGVGPCAVKSHLAPFLPGKLGDNGPVGMVSAASFGSASILPISWMYIAMMGTEGLRKATQVAQLNANYIAKRLAPHFKTLYTGRNGLVAHECILDVRPLEKTSGIGAEDVAKRLIDFGFHAPTLSFPVAGTLMVEPTESESLHELDRFIDAMIQIREEITAIEDGRLDREDNPLKNAPHTATAVTASEWTHAYPRELAAFPLPSLKLQKYWPPVARVDNVYGDKNVMCACIPVDAYKDDEVEA, encoded by the coding sequence ATGTCCCAGAACACCCCTTCCCTGCGTGAGCTCGAGCACCATTCGGCGTTCGTCGAGCGCCACATCGGCCCCAACGATGCCGAGATCGCGCAGATGCTCGGCGTCATCGGCCACGCATCGCTGGATGCGATGACCGATGCCATCGTCCCGGCCAAGATCAAGTCGCCGGCACCGCTGGCGCTGCCGGAGTCGATCACCGAAGTGCAGGCGCTGGCGAAGATCCGCGCGATCGCCGACAAGAACACCGTGCTGCGCAGCTTCATCGGCCAGGGCTATTACGGTACCCACACGCCGAACGTGATCCTGCGCAACATCCTGGAAAACCCGGCCTGGTACACCGCCTACACCCCGTACCAGGCGGAAATCTCGCAGGGCCGCATGGAAGCGCTGATCAACTTCCAGACCCTGTGCGCCGACCTGACCGGCATGGAAATCGCCAACGCCTCGCTGCTGGACGAAGCCACGGCCGCCGCCGAAGCGATGACCCTGGCCAAGCGCTCGGCCAAGTCGAAGTCGGACACCTTCTTCGTGCACGACGCCGTGCACCCGCAGACGCTGGAACTGCTGCGCACCCGCGCCGAGCCCATGGGCATCGTGCTGCGCGTGGGCACCCCGGCCGAAGCGCTGGAAGCGGAAGCCTTCGGCCTGCTGCTGCAGTACCCGGACACCTTCGGCCAGGTCGGCGACTACAAGGCGCTGGTCGATGCCGTGCACGCGCGCGGCGGCCTGGTGGCCGTGGCCACCGACCTGCTGGCACTGACCCTGCTGACCGCCCCGGGCGAATGGGGTGCGGACATCGTGGTCGGCAACAGCCAGCGTTTCGGCGTGCCGTTCGGTTTCGGTGGCCCGCATGCTGCGTTCATGGCCTGCCGTGACGCCTACAAGCGTTCGATGCCGGGCCGCCTGATCGGCGTCTCGATCGACGCACAGGGCAACCCGGCCTACCGCCTGACCCTGCAGACCCGCGAGCAGCACATCCGCCGCGAGAAGGCCACCTCCAACATCTGTACCGCACAGGTGCTGCTGGCAGTGATGGCCTCGATGTACGCCGTCTACCACGGTCCGGAAGGCCTGACCCGCATCGCCCGCCGCACCCATCGCCTGGCCGCGATCCTGGCCAGCGCGCTGCGCACCGCCGGTGTGCAGGTCGGTGCCGACTTCTTCGACACCCTGCACGTCACCGGTGTCGACGCCGATGCGATCCATGCCAAGGCCCGTGCTGCCGGCTACAACCTGCGTGCAATCGACAGCAGCTCAGTCGGCATCAGCCTGGACGAGACCACCACCCGCGCCGACATCGTCGCCGTGGGCGCGCTGTTCGGTGCCAACGTTGATGTGGACGCGCTGGATGCCAGCACCGCCGACGCGCTGCCGGCCGGCCTGCTGCGCCAGTCCGCGTTCCTGACCCACCCGGTGTTCAACACCCACCACAGCGAGCACGAACTGCTGCGCTACCTGCGTTCGCTGGCCGACAAGGACCTGGCGATGGACCGCACGATGATCCCGCTGGGCTCGTGCACCATGAAGCTCAACGCCACCGCCGAAATGATCCCGGTGACCTGGCCGGAGTTCTCGCAGATCCACCCGCTGGTGCCGGCCGAGCAGGCGCTGGGCTACAAGGAACTGATCGATTCGCTGGAAGCGATGCTGGTCGAGTGCACCGGCTACGACGCGGTCAGCCTGCAGCCGAACTCCGGTGCGCAGGGCGAGTACGCCGGCCTGCTGGCGATCCGCGCCTACCACCGCTCGCGCGGCGAAGATCACCGTGACATCTGCCTGATTCCGGATTCGGCGCACGGCACCAATCCGGCCTCGGCACAGATGTGCGGCATGAAGGTCGTGGTCACCAAGACCGATGCCAACGGCAACGTCGACGTCGAGGACATCCGCCTCAACGCCGAGAAGTACAGCGACCGCCTGGCCGCGATCATGATGACCTACCCGTCCACGCACGGCGTGTTCGAGGAAGAGGTGGTGGAGATCTGCGAGATCATCCACAAGCACGGCGGCCAGGTGTACACCGACGGTGCCAACATGAACGCCCTGGTCGGCGTGGCCAAGCCGGGCAAGTGGGGTTCGGACGTTTCGCACCTGAACCTGCACAAGACCTTCTGCATCCCGCACGGCGGCGGCGGCCCGGGCGTTGGCCCGTGTGCGGTCAAGTCGCACCTTGCCCCGTTCCTGCCGGGCAAGCTGGGTGACAACGGTCCGGTCGGCATGGTCAGCGCCGCCAGCTTCGGCAGCGCCTCGATCCTGCCGATCAGCTGGATGTACATCGCGATGATGGGCACCGAAGGCCTGCGCAAGGCCACCCAGGTCGCCCAGCTCAACGCCAACTACATCGCCAAGCGCCTGGCCCCGCACTTCAAGACCCTGTACACCGGTCGCAACGGCCTGGTCGCGCACGAGTGCATCCTGGACGTGCGTCCGCTGGAGAAGACCAGCGGCATCGGTGCTGAAGATGTGGCCAAGCGCCTGATCGACTTCGGCTTCCATGCCCCGACCCTGAGCTTCCCGGTGGCCGGCACGCTGATGGTCGAGCCGACCGAAAGCGAATCGCTGCACGAGCTGGACCGCTTCATCGACGCGATGATCCAGATCCGCGAAGAGATCACCGCGATCGAAGACGGCCGCCTGGACCGCGAGGACAACCCGCTGAAGAACGCGCCGCACACCGCCACGGCGGTGACCGCCAGCGAATGGACCCACGCCTACCCGCGCGAGCTGGCCGCCTTCCCGCTGCCGAGCCTGAAGCTGCAGAAGTACTGGCCGCCGGTGGCACGCGTCGACAACGTGTACGGCGACAAGAACGTGATGTGCGCCTGCATCCCGGTCGATGCCTACAAGGACGATGAAGTCGAGGCGTAA